A genomic stretch from Argiope bruennichi chromosome 2, qqArgBrue1.1, whole genome shotgun sequence includes:
- the LOC129991144 gene encoding poly(A) RNA polymerase GLD2-like isoform X1, translating into MDGYTPVSKKPPAVNTPVFCTGLANMTVDVDALIALLCKSCKKNVKNFDPDAKNLCNDCLSQSKQNESSKQVKKSDISSTPTCSSVNTSNAKRTLLPSPVNPGYSDSHANISKEFLVPANDTPEQHLNNSNSPKDFKTGEMKWKSDLRGRLNPRSKPYQRFTRNNESTSKQEFQTPHGPHFLQSPVTENENFTSGRDFRRNRNSSFTSPPLLNRSSPGNSTVTLSREIWGLFHKNKQSDDIFNCKMELRDKLHQILRQQFPNCGLYVVGSSMTGLGVSSSDIDMCLMLTDEEVDQQKEAIGILHTIKRLFHKYKFLYDIQIIYAKVPILRFVDGESGIEVDLNINNAIGIRNTQLLTSYARIDGRLPPLVVLVKLWARCHDINDAKNNSLSSYSIVLMVIHYLQYRCRPPVLPCLQQIQPDKYLPRSDIRKLKLHEELPNFISENQEDLGDLFIGFLKYYSEEFNYRESAMSIRLGGVISREDAAQTTSPKNKHGHWKYICIEEPFDQTNTARAVFNQAVFDRIQHVFKTSWNRITKICNLSSVLS; encoded by the exons ATGGATGGGTATACTCCAGTTTCCAAAAAACCTCCTGCAGTTAATACACCTGTATTTTGTACTGGGCTTGCAAATATGACTGTAGATGTTGATGCCTTAATAGCATTACTGTgcaaatcttgtaaaaaaaatgtcaagaatttTGATCCAGATGCTAAGAATTTATGTAACGACTGTTTATCACAATCCAAACAAAATGAAAGCTCTAAACAAGTGAAAAAGTCTGATATTTCATCTACACCTACTTGTTCTTCTGTGAATACTTCAAATGCTAA aagaacACTTTTGCCATCCCCTGTAAATCCTGGCTATTCTGATTCTcatgcaaatatttcaaaagaatttttagttcCAGCAAATGACACACCAGAGCAG CATTTAAACAATTCAAACTCACCTAAAGACTTTAAAACTGGAGAAATGAAATGGAAGAGTGACCTCCGAGGCCGTCTTAATCCAAGATCCAAGCCATATCAAAGATTTACTAGAAATAATGAATCCACTAGTAAG CAGGAATTTCAGACTCCTCATGGGCCTCATTTTTTACAATCACCTGTGactgaaaatgagaattttactTCAGGAAGGGATTTTCGTCGGAATCGGAATTCAAGCTTCACTTCACCACCTCTTCTGAATAGGTCCTCGCCTGGCAATTCAACTGTTAcg TTATCAAGAGAAATATGGGGACTcttccataaaaataaacaatctgaTGATATATTCAATTGTAAAATGGAATTAAGAGATAAACTTCATCAGATATTAAGACAGCAATTTCCTA attgTGGTTTATATGTAGTTGGCTCATCTATGACAGGACTAGGTGTAAGCAGCAGTGATATAGACATGTGTCTTATGCTAACAGATGAAGAG gttGATCAACAAAAAGAAGCTATTGGGATTCTTCATACTATAAAACGCCTCTTTCATAAATACA aattcttgTATGATATACAAATCATATATGCAAAAGTTCCTATACTTAGATTTGTAGACGGTGAAAG tggTATTGAAGTggatttaaatatcaataatgcaATTGGTATCAGAAATACTCAGTTATTAACAAGTTATGCCCGAA TTGATGGAAGACTGCCTCCATTAGTTGTATTAGTCAAACTCTGGGCTCGCTGTCATGATATAAATGATGCTAAAAACAATAGTTTATCAAGTTATTCAATAGTTCTGATGGTTATTCATTATCTACaat atagatGTCGACCTCCAGTTTTACCTTGCCTTCAACAGATACAGCCA GATAAATATCTTCCTCGTTCAGATATTCGGAAGTTAAAGCTTCATGAAGAACTCCCTAACTTTATTTCAGAAAACCAAGAAGACCTTGGAGATCTTTTCATtggctttttaaaatattactcagAAGAATTCAA tTATCGGGAAAGTGCTATGTCTATTAGACTAGGGGGTGTGATATCCAGAGAAGATGCAGCACAAACTACTTCTCCCAAAAATAAACATGGTCATTGGAAATATATATGCAtagaag agCCATTCGATCAGACGAACACTGCTCGTGCTGTTTTTAATCAAGCAGTCTTTGATCGTATTCAACACGTATTTAAAACTAGTTGGAATCGCATCACGAAAATTTGTAACTTAAGCAGTGTATTAAGTTGA
- the LOC129991144 gene encoding poly(A) RNA polymerase GLD2-like isoform X3: MDGYTPVSKKPPAVNTPVFCTGLANMTVDVDALIALLCKSCKKNVKNFDPDAKNLCNDCLSQSKQNESSKQVKKSDISSTPTCSSVNTSNAKTLLPSPVNPGYSDSHANISKEFLVPANDTPEQHLNNSNSPKDFKTGEMKWKSDLRGRLNPRSKPYQRFTRNNESTSKQEFQTPHGPHFLQSPVTENENFTSGRDFRRNRNSSFTSPPLLNRSSPGNSTVTLSREIWGLFHKNKQSDDIFNCKMELRDKLHQILRQQFPNCGLYVVGSSMTGLGVSSSDIDMCLMLTDEEVDQQKEAIGILHTIKRLFHKYKFLYDIQIIYAKVPILRFVDGESGIEVDLNINNAIGIRNTQLLTSYARIDGRLPPLVVLVKLWARCHDINDAKNNSLSSYSIVLMVIHYLQYRCRPPVLPCLQQIQPDKYLPRSDIRKLKLHEELPNFISENQEDLGDLFIGFLKYYSEEFNYRESAMSIRLGGVISREDAAQTTSPKNKHGHWKYICIEEPFDQTNTARAVFNQAVFDRIQHVFKTSWNRITKICNLSSVLS; this comes from the exons ATGGATGGGTATACTCCAGTTTCCAAAAAACCTCCTGCAGTTAATACACCTGTATTTTGTACTGGGCTTGCAAATATGACTGTAGATGTTGATGCCTTAATAGCATTACTGTgcaaatcttgtaaaaaaaatgtcaagaatttTGATCCAGATGCTAAGAATTTATGTAACGACTGTTTATCACAATCCAAACAAAATGAAAGCTCTAAACAAGTGAAAAAGTCTGATATTTCATCTACACCTACTTGTTCTTCTGTGAATACTTCAAATGCTAA aacACTTTTGCCATCCCCTGTAAATCCTGGCTATTCTGATTCTcatgcaaatatttcaaaagaatttttagttcCAGCAAATGACACACCAGAGCAG CATTTAAACAATTCAAACTCACCTAAAGACTTTAAAACTGGAGAAATGAAATGGAAGAGTGACCTCCGAGGCCGTCTTAATCCAAGATCCAAGCCATATCAAAGATTTACTAGAAATAATGAATCCACTAGTAAG CAGGAATTTCAGACTCCTCATGGGCCTCATTTTTTACAATCACCTGTGactgaaaatgagaattttactTCAGGAAGGGATTTTCGTCGGAATCGGAATTCAAGCTTCACTTCACCACCTCTTCTGAATAGGTCCTCGCCTGGCAATTCAACTGTTAcg TTATCAAGAGAAATATGGGGACTcttccataaaaataaacaatctgaTGATATATTCAATTGTAAAATGGAATTAAGAGATAAACTTCATCAGATATTAAGACAGCAATTTCCTA attgTGGTTTATATGTAGTTGGCTCATCTATGACAGGACTAGGTGTAAGCAGCAGTGATATAGACATGTGTCTTATGCTAACAGATGAAGAG gttGATCAACAAAAAGAAGCTATTGGGATTCTTCATACTATAAAACGCCTCTTTCATAAATACA aattcttgTATGATATACAAATCATATATGCAAAAGTTCCTATACTTAGATTTGTAGACGGTGAAAG tggTATTGAAGTggatttaaatatcaataatgcaATTGGTATCAGAAATACTCAGTTATTAACAAGTTATGCCCGAA TTGATGGAAGACTGCCTCCATTAGTTGTATTAGTCAAACTCTGGGCTCGCTGTCATGATATAAATGATGCTAAAAACAATAGTTTATCAAGTTATTCAATAGTTCTGATGGTTATTCATTATCTACaat atagatGTCGACCTCCAGTTTTACCTTGCCTTCAACAGATACAGCCA GATAAATATCTTCCTCGTTCAGATATTCGGAAGTTAAAGCTTCATGAAGAACTCCCTAACTTTATTTCAGAAAACCAAGAAGACCTTGGAGATCTTTTCATtggctttttaaaatattactcagAAGAATTCAA tTATCGGGAAAGTGCTATGTCTATTAGACTAGGGGGTGTGATATCCAGAGAAGATGCAGCACAAACTACTTCTCCCAAAAATAAACATGGTCATTGGAAATATATATGCAtagaag agCCATTCGATCAGACGAACACTGCTCGTGCTGTTTTTAATCAAGCAGTCTTTGATCGTATTCAACACGTATTTAAAACTAGTTGGAATCGCATCACGAAAATTTGTAACTTAAGCAGTGTATTAAGTTGA
- the LOC129991144 gene encoding poly(A) RNA polymerase GLD2-like isoform X2, with protein MDGYTPVSKKPPAVNTPVFCTGLANMTVDVDALIALLCKSCKKNVKNFDPDAKNLCNDCLSQSKQNESSKQVKKSDISSTPTCSSVNTSNAKRTLLPSPVNPGYSDSHANISKEFLVPANDTPEQHLNNSNSPKDFKTGEMKWKSDLRGRLNPRSKPYQRFTRNNESTSKEFQTPHGPHFLQSPVTENENFTSGRDFRRNRNSSFTSPPLLNRSSPGNSTVTLSREIWGLFHKNKQSDDIFNCKMELRDKLHQILRQQFPNCGLYVVGSSMTGLGVSSSDIDMCLMLTDEEVDQQKEAIGILHTIKRLFHKYKFLYDIQIIYAKVPILRFVDGESGIEVDLNINNAIGIRNTQLLTSYARIDGRLPPLVVLVKLWARCHDINDAKNNSLSSYSIVLMVIHYLQYRCRPPVLPCLQQIQPDKYLPRSDIRKLKLHEELPNFISENQEDLGDLFIGFLKYYSEEFNYRESAMSIRLGGVISREDAAQTTSPKNKHGHWKYICIEEPFDQTNTARAVFNQAVFDRIQHVFKTSWNRITKICNLSSVLS; from the exons ATGGATGGGTATACTCCAGTTTCCAAAAAACCTCCTGCAGTTAATACACCTGTATTTTGTACTGGGCTTGCAAATATGACTGTAGATGTTGATGCCTTAATAGCATTACTGTgcaaatcttgtaaaaaaaatgtcaagaatttTGATCCAGATGCTAAGAATTTATGTAACGACTGTTTATCACAATCCAAACAAAATGAAAGCTCTAAACAAGTGAAAAAGTCTGATATTTCATCTACACCTACTTGTTCTTCTGTGAATACTTCAAATGCTAA aagaacACTTTTGCCATCCCCTGTAAATCCTGGCTATTCTGATTCTcatgcaaatatttcaaaagaatttttagttcCAGCAAATGACACACCAGAGCAG CATTTAAACAATTCAAACTCACCTAAAGACTTTAAAACTGGAGAAATGAAATGGAAGAGTGACCTCCGAGGCCGTCTTAATCCAAGATCCAAGCCATATCAAAGATTTACTAGAAATAATGAATCCACTAGTAAG GAATTTCAGACTCCTCATGGGCCTCATTTTTTACAATCACCTGTGactgaaaatgagaattttactTCAGGAAGGGATTTTCGTCGGAATCGGAATTCAAGCTTCACTTCACCACCTCTTCTGAATAGGTCCTCGCCTGGCAATTCAACTGTTAcg TTATCAAGAGAAATATGGGGACTcttccataaaaataaacaatctgaTGATATATTCAATTGTAAAATGGAATTAAGAGATAAACTTCATCAGATATTAAGACAGCAATTTCCTA attgTGGTTTATATGTAGTTGGCTCATCTATGACAGGACTAGGTGTAAGCAGCAGTGATATAGACATGTGTCTTATGCTAACAGATGAAGAG gttGATCAACAAAAAGAAGCTATTGGGATTCTTCATACTATAAAACGCCTCTTTCATAAATACA aattcttgTATGATATACAAATCATATATGCAAAAGTTCCTATACTTAGATTTGTAGACGGTGAAAG tggTATTGAAGTggatttaaatatcaataatgcaATTGGTATCAGAAATACTCAGTTATTAACAAGTTATGCCCGAA TTGATGGAAGACTGCCTCCATTAGTTGTATTAGTCAAACTCTGGGCTCGCTGTCATGATATAAATGATGCTAAAAACAATAGTTTATCAAGTTATTCAATAGTTCTGATGGTTATTCATTATCTACaat atagatGTCGACCTCCAGTTTTACCTTGCCTTCAACAGATACAGCCA GATAAATATCTTCCTCGTTCAGATATTCGGAAGTTAAAGCTTCATGAAGAACTCCCTAACTTTATTTCAGAAAACCAAGAAGACCTTGGAGATCTTTTCATtggctttttaaaatattactcagAAGAATTCAA tTATCGGGAAAGTGCTATGTCTATTAGACTAGGGGGTGTGATATCCAGAGAAGATGCAGCACAAACTACTTCTCCCAAAAATAAACATGGTCATTGGAAATATATATGCAtagaag agCCATTCGATCAGACGAACACTGCTCGTGCTGTTTTTAATCAAGCAGTCTTTGATCGTATTCAACACGTATTTAAAACTAGTTGGAATCGCATCACGAAAATTTGTAACTTAAGCAGTGTATTAAGTTGA